One window of Triticum dicoccoides isolate Atlit2015 ecotype Zavitan chromosome 5A, WEW_v2.0, whole genome shotgun sequence genomic DNA carries:
- the LOC119303353 gene encoding TOM1-like protein 9 encodes MPPSLSSSVQRATSDALIGPDWATNLEICDTLNRDPGHTKDVVKSLKKRIAHKNSKVQLLALTLLETMIKNCGDIVHMHVAERDVLREMVKIVKKRPDYHVKEKILTLIDTWQEFFGGARSKYPQYYASYQDLLRAGAVFPQRSNGSVPIFTPAQSQPLQNYPPALRDADHGAPESSAQDFPATSLADIQNARGIMDVLSEMLNALDPSKRQELRQDVIVDLVDQCRTYKQRVVQLVNSTSDEGLLSQGLCLNDDLQRVLAKHDAIAAGIAVPVEKQRSLHSALAKPDTTKEAVQRSSAATTSASKQSPFEQLALPAPPSSSSAKSVVAAPAPSFDLLSGDDYIKPEPENSLALVPVSEYSASDQNVLALADMFQQNSAAANNRNHNQLTNSVISPASRANPAPVHSTLPQQPTTYSNGEIVPYGQQSQLNATRSWNGQPAYGVDSQRQALNYGVEDQNRGLPPAPWEIQHLTGNQPQQAQSGQGFMSTQQMPGGMRLPPVLGAQQAPQFVPNMQYGGMYPNSMQINQGMGMNSQQIVGGQFYGMNYQQSYAVQMAGYGYVHQSGGYYIPNTAYAYTSANELSQRMNGATSSFSLKQQNKASRPEDSLFGDLLSIAKMKQSKPAAGKVGGL; translated from the exons ATGCCGCCGTCGTTGTCCTCCTCCGTCCAACGCGCGACGAGCGACGCGCTCATCGGTCCCGACTGGGCGACGAACCTCGAGATCTGCGACACCCTCAACCGCGATCCAGG GCATACAAAAGATGTTGTCAAGTCTCTCAAGAAACGCATTGCGCACAAGAACTCGAAGGTCCAGCTTCTCGCTCTCACG TTGCTGGAGACAATGATTAAAAATTGTGGGGACATTGTCCATATGCATGTTGCTGAGAGAGACGTACTTCGTGAAATGGTGAAGATAGTAAAGAAAAGG CCTGATTATCATGTAAAAGAGAAGATTCTCACGCTGATCGACACTTGGCAAGAATTTTTTGGCGGCGCACGTTCAAAATATCCGCAATACTATGCATCATACCAGGACCTTTTG CGTGCCGGAGCTGTATTTCCTCAAAGATCAAATGGATCTGTGCCAATATTTACTCCTGCGCAGAGTCAGCCTCTACAAAACTATCCTCCTGCTCTACGCGATGCTGACCACGGGGCTCCTGAATCGTCAGCGCAGGATTTTCCTGCCACAAG CCTGGCAGATATTCAGAATGCACGGGGTATCATGGACGTTCTATCGGAGATGTTGAATGCTTTAGATCCTAGTAAAAGACAG GAACTTCGTCAGGATGTCATCGTTGACCTTGTGGATCAGTGCCGTACATACAAGCAGAGAGTCGTGCAGCTTGTCAACAGTACCTC GGACGAGGGGTTGCTCAGCCAGGGTCTTTGTTTGAATGATGATTTGCAGCGTGTTTTAGCAAAACACGACGCTATTGCCGCGGGCATAGCAGTTCCGGTGGAGAAGCAGAGATCGCTCCATTCCGCGCTAGCGAAGCCAGATACCACAAAAGAAGCAGTGCAGAG GTCTTCAGCAGCTACTACAAGTGCAAGCAAGCAGTCACCCTTTGAACAATTAGCACTTCCTGCACCTCCATCATCGAGCAGTGCAAAATCAGTTGTTGCAGCACCAGCTCCTAGTTTCGACCTCCTTAGTGGAGATGACTACATCAAACCTGAACCTGAAAACTCGCTGGCGCTTGTTCCTGTCAGTGAATACTCAGCTTCAGACCAGAATGTATTGGCCCTTGCAGACATGTTCCAACAAAATAGTGCTGCTGCCAACAATAGAAACCACAACCAGCTTACAAACTCTGTTATTTCCCCTGCATCTCGAGCAAACCCTGCTCCAGTGCACTCTACTCTGCCTCAACAACCCACTACTTATTCAAATGGCGAAATCGTACCTTACGGTCAACAATCCCAACTGAACGCCACAAGGTCATGGAATGGGCAGCCTGCTTATGGAGTGGATTCCCAACGGCAAGCACTAAATTATG GTGTAGAGGATCAGAACAGAGGCCTTCCACCAGCACCCTGGGAAATTCAGCACTTGACGGGTAACCAACCCCAACAAGCACAAAGTGGTCAAGGATTCATGTCAACACAACAAATGCCAGGAGGTATGCGCTTGCCACCGGTGCTCGGCGCGCAGCAAGCACCACAGTTTGTGCCGAACATGCAATACGGGGGCATGTACCCGAATTCGATGCAAATCAACCAAGGAATGGGCATGAACTCCCAACAGATTGTCGGTGGACAGTTTTATGGGATGAACTATCAACAGTCATATGCAGTTCAAATGGCCGGTTATGGGTATGTGCACCAATCTGGAGGCTACTACATCCCGAACACCGCATATGCGTATACCAGTGCAAATGAACTTTCTCAGAGAATGAATGGAGCAACGTCATCCTTTTCTCTGAAGCAGCAGAACAAAGCAAGCAGGCCAGAAGACTCGCTCTTTGGCGATCTTCTTAGCATAGCCAAAATGAAGCAGAGCAAACCTGCAGCTGGTAAGGTCGGTGGCTTGTAA
- the LOC119303355 gene encoding uncharacterized protein LOC119303355, whose amino-acid sequence MAPAAEMASAELDAGSALERGSRCPEGERVVEGRNSGNHISLLDVDDLKRRWLAITEKAGKGRVVLRRPQKAVVGKMDPMVADLKNMAWEIIEGGMGNRRKEESRSPEKEDQGEPPVQKIQAIPVIAGQACAPERELHDQKRKPTEVWCTCTGKLWSWSRASCYAVLRLT is encoded by the exons ATGGCCCCGGCGGCGGAGATGGCCTCGGCGGAGCTTGACGCCGGGAGTGCCTTGGAGAGGGGGAGCCGCTGCCCAGAGGGAGAGCGCGTTGTTGAGGGGAGGAATTCGGGGAACCACATCTCACTACTGGATGTGGACGACCTCAAACGAAGATGGCTTGCCATTACAGAGAAAGCGGGGAAGGGAAGAGTGGTGCTTCGGCGACCGCAAAAAGCTGTAGTTGGTAAGATGGATCCGATGGTGGCGGATCTGAAGAACATGGCGTGGGAGATCATTGAAGGCGGGATGGGGAATCGAAGGAAAGAGGAAAGCAGATCCCCGGAGAAGGAAGATCAAGGAGAGCCACCAGTGCAGAAGATCCAGGCCATCCCTGTGATTGCAGGACAGGCCTGTGCGCCGGAAAGGGAGCtccacgaccagaagaggaaaccaACAGAG GTGTGGTGCACCTGCACGGGGAAGCTTTGGAGCTGGTCGAGAGCGTCATGTTATGCTGTACTTAGGCTTACCTAA